ATAATGAATATAGCATCCCTATTAGAGCTTTCAATTTTTATAGACCAGATCGAAAGGACCGGACTAAAACAAACACCTATGAACTTGCGGCGAAAACAAAAGGAAAAGAGAGCATCGTAGTAGCCATTAATGATGTTTTTGATTATGTTAACAACAATGGGTTTAACTACTCGGTTGCCAACACAGAAGTGACATTAAATACCCAAGATGAATCCAAAACAAGAAAAGCTATTATTCAACGACGCTTTTTTGACTTTTTTACTGGAGTAGTTTATTCCGATCTGTTAGGAGTCAATTCAGAGAATAGCAACTCCTTATTGAATGCTCAAGCTTCACTTCTGATTCCGATGAACCAAAAAAACTCTAGAAAGTGGACGGCCACAAGACAATTCTTGACCACAGCAAATATTGCATTAAACAACAGTTTTGATGATGAATCGCGATTTATTGGATTTACTGATGGAGATGAAGTAAACCATTTTGATTTACTCCGTAAGAATAATTTAAATGCGAGGATTGCCTTAGATATTATTACCTATGAATCCAAAGGGTGGTTTTTGAACACTTCGTTGGGATTTAGCGGTGCATTCTATAGAACAGGATTTAGAAATACCTTAGAGGCAGAAGCAGGAGATAATATAACTGAGGGTCAGGTTTTTTCTTTAACTTATGGTCCATATATTAACTTTGAATTCAGACCTCAAACTAATTTTGGTGCCGATATCACTTTCTCTTTGGAGAACTTCACTTTTAATGATTCTCAAGAGATTAATGGAAGGGATTTTGCTAACGAAATTTTAGTAAACGATGAAAGCCAAGACTTTTTATTCAAGCATAATTTGCTGGGAGTTACGGCCAACTTTTACTGGCTTACCGATCAAAATAAACGCACTGGAGGAATTTATGCTCGATTGGCGGCTACTTATCATACCCCAACAAGTTCTATATTTCCTCAGGTCTTCGTGGGATATGCTACGAACCTGACTTCTTTCGTAAATAAGTTTAATTCAGATAAAGATAAACAGTGATGGCAAATAACACCGGAAAGAAGAAGCCTCTGATCAATTGTCATGCGCATATATTCACTGGGGATTATGTACCACCATTGTTAGGGAAGGGCATACTGCCTCCTCTGATTAGTTGGGTGGCACATCTTAAGGTGTTTATCTGGGTGATGCGCTATATTGTAATGCCTATACGATGGCCGGATCCTAATCGCGGAACCGTTGTGGACAAAATAACGTACCAAATAAAACAGTTACGAAAATGGCTGTATGACAAGTATACTTTTTTTCCTATTGTACCCAGAATTGCAGAGGTTATTCAGTTTATGTTGGTATTGCCCACTTTGTTCATTGTTTTGTGTTGGTTTGACAAGAAACTGAGATTAGGAGATTACCCAAAACTCCAATCGGTAAATGGGTTTTTGGAACTATTGGAGACTGTAACACTCAATCTTCTACCAGAGCTCTTGCACCAAATAATATTCATACTCATAGTGTTGTTTTTTTTAAAGGTCACGCGAAATCTGGCCTATTCCATATTACGAAAGATTGTCAAACTGCCTGGGAAATTTAATCGTGCTCTTTTTGTGCGATACCTTCAAATGGCCGAATTTGCCAAATACAAGAATCAATTCGATATTCTGGACAGGCTTAAAGATCAGTATCCTACAGGGACCCAATTCGTGGTGCTACCAATGGATATGAAATTTATGAAAGCCGGCGGACTGGTTGCAAGACCCAAAGAATATAAGAATGAACTCAAAGATTTAAGAGGTGGTGATGTTGAAGGGTATGGGCCATATTCGAAAAATAGATTACTGTTAAATAAGCAAAACTATCTTTTACAAATGGAGAAACTCAGGGATCTCAAGGAAACCCGAGGCGATGAAATACACCCCTTTGTTTTTCTTCATCCACAGCGCCTTAGGCAGGATCAAAAAAATACAGCCAACAATCCAAAACAGCTCAAACCTTATTTTGATTTCAATATTACGGAAGAGGGCAAAGTCGAATTAAAAGATTGCTGGCTTAAACGTTATTTGGAGCCCGAAGATTCAAAGCTCAAGTTTTCAGGATTTAAGATTTATCCAGCTTTAGGTTATTATCCTTTTGATATTGAATTGTTGCCACTATGGAAGTATGCCGTGGACCACAAGATACCTATTATGACGCATTGCACCACGGGCACCATATTTTACCGGGGCTGGAAAAAACGTAGTTGGAACAGACACCCGGTCTACTACATGGGCAATAGTGCTACCAAAAAATTGCGTTTATCCGCCACTAGGTCCAGAAATTATCAACGTTACTTTACCCATCCCTTAAATTTCCTTTGCTTGTTACATCCGGAACTCTTTCAACAACTTCTGAATAATTATCATGTTGATAAGAATGTGACACAGGAACAAAAACAGAATCTGATAAAACTTTTTGGAGAGCCTTGGGCAACTGAAGGTTTAAAGAACAATTTAAGTGAACTAAAAATCTGTTTTGGCCACTATGGTGGATTGGCCGAATGGAAGAAGTACCTTGTTGCCGATCGTAATCCACATAGTAACCAATTATTCAAGAGACCGGCATTTGGATCCGCTCTGGCACATAAGGTTGATTCTTCGGAGCTTTCCTGGTATAATGCAAGAGCAGCATGGGAAGAGATGGACTGGTATACCATGATTACAAGTTTGATGCTTCAATATCCCAATGTTTATGCGGACATCAGTTACATGCTGCACGATGAATCCATATTCCCATTGTTAAAGCAAACCCTTGGTCATAATCGGGGAGAAGTTAAGACAACGCCACCACACCTTTCCCATGTGAAATTGGATTTGCCCAAGCATCCCCTAGGAAGTCGGATACTCTACGGAACAGATTTTTATATGGTTCGTAGCCACAAGACCGAAAAGGACTTGTTGGGACAAACACAGGCCTTATTATCTGAGGAGGAATTTGACTTGATTGCCCGAAGCAATCCTAAATCCTATTTAAACATTTCCTAGACCATGATTTATGTAGACCGGAACACCGTAGAACGCCCTATTTCACTTTCCGATGAGGTTTTTGAGGATGCCCAGCGCCAACTATTGAGTAACCTTGCCAAGGATGAGTCCAT
The sequence above is a segment of the Muricauda sp. SCSIO 64092 genome. Coding sequences within it:
- a CDS encoding amidohydrolase family protein produces the protein MANNTGKKKPLINCHAHIFTGDYVPPLLGKGILPPLISWVAHLKVFIWVMRYIVMPIRWPDPNRGTVVDKITYQIKQLRKWLYDKYTFFPIVPRIAEVIQFMLVLPTLFIVLCWFDKKLRLGDYPKLQSVNGFLELLETVTLNLLPELLHQIIFILIVLFFLKVTRNLAYSILRKIVKLPGKFNRALFVRYLQMAEFAKYKNQFDILDRLKDQYPTGTQFVVLPMDMKFMKAGGLVARPKEYKNELKDLRGGDVEGYGPYSKNRLLLNKQNYLLQMEKLRDLKETRGDEIHPFVFLHPQRLRQDQKNTANNPKQLKPYFDFNITEEGKVELKDCWLKRYLEPEDSKLKFSGFKIYPALGYYPFDIELLPLWKYAVDHKIPIMTHCTTGTIFYRGWKKRSWNRHPVYYMGNSATKKLRLSATRSRNYQRYFTHPLNFLCLLHPELFQQLLNNYHVDKNVTQEQKQNLIKLFGEPWATEGLKNNLSELKICFGHYGGLAEWKKYLVADRNPHSNQLFKRPAFGSALAHKVDSSELSWYNARAAWEEMDWYTMITSLMLQYPNVYADISYMLHDESIFPLLKQTLGHNRGEVKTTPPHLSHVKLDLPKHPLGSRILYGTDFYMVRSHKTEKDLLGQTQALLSEEEFDLIARSNPKSYLNIS